One segment of Ascaphus truei isolate aAscTru1 unplaced genomic scaffold, aAscTru1.hap1 HAP1_SCAFFOLD_594, whole genome shotgun sequence DNA contains the following:
- the TEKTIP1 gene encoding tektin bundle-interacting protein 1 isoform X2, whose amino-acid sequence MQPPEERGPVPRRTLEAEFPIPLNSDEFLYLPGPANAPILHQSMRWRSSPWGQDVKCQLYYTGKNREIFYRWAQEHRQREKEALPHAYAQHLRETAWYDPTMPAQYLQTSPRWGAFQWRDRPIPPKEFVLNRHRFGAIEPGTTHTEFK is encoded by the exons ATGCAACCGCCAGAGGAGAGGGGGCCTGTACCCCGCCGGACACTGGAGGCGGAGTTCCCTATCCCCCTGAACAG TGATGAGTTCCTGTACCTCCCCGGACCTGCCAACGCCCCCATTTTACACCAGTCCATGCGCTGGAGATCCAGCCCTTGGGGGCAAGACGTCAAATGTCAGCTGTACTACACAGGGAAGAATCGGGAGATCTTCTATAGGTGGGCACAAGAGCACCGGCAGAGGGAGAAGGAGGCACTGCCAcatg CTTATGCCCAGCACCTGCGGGAGACAGCCTGGTATGACCCCACCATGCCTGCTCAGTACCTGCAGACCTCTCCCCGCTGGGGCGCCTTCCAATGGAGAGACCGACCTATCCCCCCAAAGGAGTTTG TCCTGAACAGACACCGATTTGGGGCAATTGAACCAGGAACAACACACACAGAATTCAAATAA
- the TEKTIP1 gene encoding tektin bundle-interacting protein 1 isoform X1, which yields MQPPEERGPVPRRTLEAEFPIPLNSDEFLYLPGPANAPILHQSMRWRSSPWGQDVKCQLYYTGKNREIFYRWAQEHRQREKEALPHGKLPPQKIWPHSAGAIATSWMEKAQATGQDLSYAQHLRETAWYDPTMPAQYLQTSPRWGAFQWRDRPIPPKEFVLNRHRFGAIEPGTTHTEFK from the exons ATGCAACCGCCAGAGGAGAGGGGGCCTGTACCCCGCCGGACACTGGAGGCGGAGTTCCCTATCCCCCTGAACAG TGATGAGTTCCTGTACCTCCCCGGACCTGCCAACGCCCCCATTTTACACCAGTCCATGCGCTGGAGATCCAGCCCTTGGGGGCAAGACGTCAAATGTCAGCTGTACTACACAGGGAAGAATCGGGAGATCTTCTATAGGTGGGCACAAGAGCACCGGCAGAGGGAGAAGGAGGCACTGCCAcatg GGAAGCTTCCACCACAGAAAATTTGGCCTCATTCAGCCGGGGCTATAGCAACTTCTTGGATGGAGAAAGCACAGGCCACCGGACAAGACCTCT CTTATGCCCAGCACCTGCGGGAGACAGCCTGGTATGACCCCACCATGCCTGCTCAGTACCTGCAGACCTCTCCCCGCTGGGGCGCCTTCCAATGGAGAGACCGACCTATCCCCCCAAAGGAGTTTG TCCTGAACAGACACCGATTTGGGGCAATTGAACCAGGAACAACACACACAGAATTCAAATAA